One Vanacampus margaritifer isolate UIUO_Vmar chromosome 20, RoL_Vmar_1.0, whole genome shotgun sequence DNA window includes the following coding sequences:
- the tnfrsf11a gene encoding tumor necrosis factor receptor superfamily member 11A produces the protein MGVNFPPRWIFPCWMACILVAFHAQDAACKVLQCGEQQYLKGSRCCNKCKPGLRVFADCTESQQTKCVKCGYGEYQPNWTQETRCLQQRICDAGKGFMTRPENLEAEEPCRCLPNFQCSLINCEYCEKIPSCRPGYGLAVEPESINGRKICVPCKKGFFSADNNTKQCKQWTNCKAEGRSETRPGSAQADAVCGPPVSSAAPSWVIVSVLSAITVLCLLILFLFCYKDKLKLLSFNLRSCVQNLKRTRIQQETLAPLYHSGASGGLKYIPCETTKLFCQSPHMNDGDCTPAVAISLPQTQEMVVNEGQQKEAITKERSESSGGPEEVSEEEELSSVSPLLPGSCVCSAQVQEPLEVGENEDCSQAVSPGTSWTCSCGGLHADRTPEDETSVRVRDALVAKSEASIASLVSFSPPLLRSSSVSPPTSSVPELCVPLSKARAIPEFKGHLKDMSAVKQMGYYRLESTDSSSPDNSGPAVMTSVSPLKTSSSIGDLYSERPQEASNQEQSHGASWEDSRGKTLLSADTELECPPGSLQSQLAEPTLTSGQVSGNHNTTFISSGQVVNFSGDVIVVYVGQTSLGSDGAPLEDDFSSPVQEQANETASFFQSGLRSAGDSVTQKPLRDDTAQAQK, from the exons ATGGGAGTAAACTTTCCCCCAAGGTGGATATTCCCTTGCTGGATGGCATGCATCTTGGTTGCCTTCCATGCACAG GACGCAGCCTGCAAGGTTCTTCAATGTGGCGAACAGCAGTACTTAAAAGGCTCAAGATGTTGCAATAAGTGCAAACCAG GCTTACGTGTGTTTGCAGATTGCACTGAATCCCAGCAGACTAAATGCGTTAAATGCGGTTATGGGGAGTACCAACCCAACTGGACTCAAGAGACGCGTTGTCTCCAGCAGAGAATATGTGATGCAG GTAAGGGTTTTATGACCAGACCTGAAAATCTGGAGGCGGAGGAGCCTTGTCGCTGTCTTCCCAACTTCCAGTGCTCTCTCATCAACTGTGAGTACTGTGAGAAGATTCCCTCTTGCCGACCCGGATATGGACTAGCGGTTGAACCAG AGTCCATAAACGGAAGGAAGATTTGTGTTCCGTGTAAGAAAGGATTCTTTTCTGCGGACAACAACACCAAACAATGCAAACAGTGGACCAA tTGTAAGGCAGAGGGCAGGAGTGAGACACGGCCAGGCAGCGCTCAGGCAGACGCTGTTTGTGGACCTCCTGTCTCCA GTGCTGCCCCCTCCTGGGTGATCGTGTCAGTGCTGTCAGCTATCACCGTCCTCTGTCTTCTCATCCTGTTCTTGTTTTGCTATAAAGACAAGCTCAAGTTACTCTCTT TCAATTTGCGATCATGTGTTCAGAATCTGAAAAGGACAAGGATACAGCAG GAGACTTTGGCCCCCCTTTACCACAGCGGGGCATCAGGCGGTCTCAAATATATCCCATGTGAGACCACCAAACTCTTCTGCCAATCGCCTCACATGAACGATGGTGATTGCACTCCCGCTGTTGCCATCTCCCTCCCTCAGACCCAGGAAATGGTCGTGAACGAAGGCCAGCAGAAGGAGGCGATAACAAAGGAGCGGAGCGAAAGTTCTGGTGGTCCAGAGGAGGTGTCTGAAGAAGAGGAGCTCAGCAGCGTATCACCTCTGTTGCCGGGTTCGTGCGTGTGCAGCGCTCAGGTCCAGGAGCCTCTGGAAGTCGGGGAGAATGAGGACTGTAGCCAAGCTGTCAGTCCAGGGACCTCCTGGACTTGCTCCTGTGGTGGTCTACATGCTGATAGGACGCCAGAGGACGAGACGAGCGTAAGAGTCCGAGACGCACTCGTGGCCAAGAGCGAAGCGAGCATTGCCTCGCTTGTCTCCTTTTCGCCTCCTCTCCTCCGCTCTTCCTCGGTCAGTCCTCCGACCAGTTCGGTTCCTGAACTTTGCGTGCCTTTGAGCAAAGCTAGGGCAATACCGGAGTTCAAAGGTCACCTGAAAGACATGTCAGCAGTTAAGCAAATGGGATATTACAGACTGGAAAGCACAGACTCCTCATCGCCAGACAACAGCGGACCCGCCGTGATGACCTCAGTTAGCCCTTTAAAGACCTCGTCATCCATTGGAGATCTCTACTCAGAAAGGCCTCAAGAGGCCTCAAATCAGGAGCAAAGCCATGGAGCCTCTTGGGAGGACAGCAGAGGAAAAACACTCCTGTCAGCGGACACAGAGCTTGAGTGCCCACCAGGAAGTCTACAGAGTCAGCTTGCAGAACCAACTCTTACCTCAG GTCAAGTGTCGGGGAATCACAACACCACCTTCATCTCCAGTGGTCAGGTGGTGAACTTCAGCGGCGATGTCATCGTTGTGTACGTGGGTCAGACATCTCTGGGAAGTGACGGGGCGCCGCTGGAAGATGACTTTTCCAGTCCTGTCCAAGAGCAGGCCAATGAGACCGCTTCGTTTTTCCAGAGTGGCCTGAGGTCAGCGGGGGATTCTGTTACCCAGAAGCCATTGCGAGACGACACTGCGCAGGCGCAAAAATAA
- the LOC144040680 gene encoding retinol dehydrogenase 12-like, producing the protein MQAIRSLLIPKWSSDMRLDGKTAVITGANTGIGKETAKDLAARGARVILACRDMAKGEQAARDIMRDVSCAKVVARHLDLADTKSICQFAENVYNTEKGLHYLINNAGVAMCAYATTVDGFETQFGVNHLGHFFLTFLLLDLLKHSAPSRVITLSSIAHTMGRIQFDDLGSENNYHPVRAYAQSKLANVLFTRELAKRTEALGVTAYSVDPGAVNTEIARHIRRPMADVIQTFSRLIKTSAEGAYTTIYCVVTPDNELLNGGHYKDCAYSKGCRAGRDDGTALKLWAASCHLLGIRWR; encoded by the exons ATGCAAGCGATAAG GTCTCTGTTAATCCCCAAGTGGTCGTCCGACATGCGTCTGGACGGGAAGACAGCTGTCATAACGGGTGCCAACACAGGAATAGGCAAAGAGACGGCAAAAGATCTGGCTGCCAGAG GCGCAAGGGTGATTCTGGCTTGCAGGGACATGGCGAAGGGCGAGCAGGCAGCCCGAGACATCATGCGGGACGTGTCATGCGCCAAAGTCGTCGCCAGGCATTTGGATCTGGCCGACACCAAATCCATCTGCCAATTTGCAGAGAATGTCTACAACA CTGAAAAGGGTCTGCACTACCTGATCAACAATGCCGGTGTGGCTATGTGCGCTTACGCCACCACTGTGGATGGATTTGAGACACAGTTTGGAGTCAATCACCTGG GtcattttttcctcactttcCTGCTGCTGGATTTGCTCAAGCATTCCGCCCCTTCCCGGGTCATCACCCTGTCCTCAATAGCGCACACCATGGGGAGGATCCAGTTTGATGACCTGGGCAGTGAGAACAACTACCACCCTGTGCGGGCTTACGCACAGAGCAAGCTGGCCAACGTTCTATTTACCAGAGAGCTAGCCAAGAGGACCGAGG CATTAGGAGTGACGGCTTACTCAGTGGACCCTGGCGCTGTCAACACCGAGATAGCCAGGCACATCAGGAGGCCCATGGCGGACGTCATCCAAACATTTTCCCGTCTGATCAAGACTTCAGCAGAGGGGGCTTACACCACCATCTACTGCGTGGTCACTCCTGACAATGAGCTGCTCAACGGAGGGCACTACAA GGACTGTGCCTATTCCAAGGGCTGCAGGGCGGGTCGAGATGATGGAACCGCTTTAAAGCTGTGGGCTGCCAGCTGCCACTTGCTGGGCATTCGCTGGAGATGA